The Struthio camelus isolate bStrCam1 chromosome 5, bStrCam1.hap1, whole genome shotgun sequence genome has a segment encoding these proteins:
- the RASSF7 gene encoding ras association domain-containing protein 7 isoform X1, with product MELKVWVDGIQRVVCGVSQQTTCQEVVVALARAIGQTGRYVLVQKLREKERQLLPLECPLESLAKCGQYANDVQFVLRRTGPSVAERPSSDGAPQAPERTFIRASLPIKPRPMSTEVPRSREPKKAMTFNLGPMGSGELFAKSRWRQHMWEGMDLKESAGASQPSKEELFKTVLRQQEQLHSLEVHEDSLETDLRHWEHGRASSQEDEIFFLEQVVRRNETELGEEEFWQSELQLEKECERERQERVRSLRASLEDYTQRIYELTARTEALQKEIQWEMAERAKRGKETPGPSPMDLEDMAAKMKRDLEAKVKQGTQLESNLASVEKALEEAERNLQAQNQELEELNKELRQCNLQQFIQQTGATVTVPPARPEEDAPPERGDRELPAHQRPGGFPLTGSDSPPRAGTQQLLSNPRHLQEPLVPSLSPEVVSSRQSIWR from the exons GTCAGACGGGACGCTATGTCCTGGTCCAGAAGCTGCGGGAGAAGGAGAGGCAGCTCCTCCCGCTCGAGTGCCCTCTGGAGTCGCTGGCCAAGTGCGGGCAATATGCCAACGACGTGCAGTTCGTCCTCCGGCGGACGGGACCCAGCGTGGCCGAGCGACCCTCCTCGGACGGTGCTCCCCAGGCTCCCGAGAGGACGTTCATCCGGGCCAGCCTGCCCATCAAACCCCGGCCCATGAGCACCGAAGTGCCCCGCTCCCGGGAGCCGAAAAAAGCCATGACCTTCAACTTGGGCCCTATGGGCTCCGGCGAGCTGTTCGCCAAGAGCCGATGGAGGCAACACATGTGGGAGGGCATGGACTTGAAGGAGAGCGCCGGGGCCAGCCAGCCCTCCAAGGAGGAGCTGTTTAAGACTGTGCTGCGCCAACAGGAGCAGCTGCACTCCTTGGAAGTCCACGAGGACTCCTTGGAGACGGACCTGCGGCACTGGGAGCACGGCAGGGCCTCCAGCCAGGAGGACGAGATCTTCTTCTTGGAGCAGGTGGTGCGGCGCAACGAGACggagctgggtgaggaggagttTTGGCAGAGCGAGCTCCAGCTGGAGAAGGAGTGCGAGCGCGAGAGGCAGGAGCGGGTGAGGAGTTTGCGGGCCAGTCTGGAGGACTATACACAGAGGATCTACGAGCTGACCGCCCGCACGGAGGCCCTGCAGAAGGAGATCCAGTGGGAGATGGCCGAGAGGGCCAAGAGGGGTAAGGAgacccccgggcccagccccatGGATCTGGAGGATATGGCTGCCAAAATGAAGAGGGATCTGGAGGCCAAGGTCAAGCAGGGCACCCAGCTGGAGAGCAACCTGGCCAGCGTGGAGAAGGCTttggaggaagcagagagaaacctGCAG GCCCAGAAccaggagctggaggagctgaaCAAGGAGCTGCGGCAGTGTAACCTGCAGCAGTTCATCCAGCAGACGGGAGCCACGGTGACGGTGCCGCCGGCCAGGCCGGAGGAGGACGCCCCGCCGGAACGCGGCGACCGCGAGCTGCCGGCCCACCAGCGACCTGGAG GCTTTCCGCTCACCGGCTCTGACTCACCTCCCCGAGCCGGCACCCAGCAGCTCCTCAGCAATCccaggcacctgcaggagcccctggtgcccagcctgagccccgagg TCGTGTCATCCAGGCAGAGCATCTGGAGGTAG
- the RASSF7 gene encoding ras association domain-containing protein 7 isoform X2: MELKVWVDGIQRVVCGVSQQTTCQEVVVALARAIGQTGRYVLVQKLREKERQLLPLECPLESLAKCGQYANDVQFVLRRTGPSVAERPSSDGAPQAPERTFIRASLPIKPRPMSTEVPRSREPKKAMTFNLGPMGSGELFAKSRWRQHMWEGMDLKESAGASQPSKEELFKTVLRQQEQLHSLEVHEDSLETDLRHWEHGRASSQEDEIFFLEQVVRRNETELGEEEFWQSELQLEKECERERQERVRSLRASLEDYTQRIYELTARTEALQKEIQWEMAERAKRGKETPGPSPMDLEDMAAKMKRDLEAKVKQGTQLESNLASVEKALEEAERNLQAQNQELEELNKELRQCNLQQFIQQTGATVTVPPARPEEDAPPERGDRELPAHQRPGVVSSRQSIWR, translated from the exons GTCAGACGGGACGCTATGTCCTGGTCCAGAAGCTGCGGGAGAAGGAGAGGCAGCTCCTCCCGCTCGAGTGCCCTCTGGAGTCGCTGGCCAAGTGCGGGCAATATGCCAACGACGTGCAGTTCGTCCTCCGGCGGACGGGACCCAGCGTGGCCGAGCGACCCTCCTCGGACGGTGCTCCCCAGGCTCCCGAGAGGACGTTCATCCGGGCCAGCCTGCCCATCAAACCCCGGCCCATGAGCACCGAAGTGCCCCGCTCCCGGGAGCCGAAAAAAGCCATGACCTTCAACTTGGGCCCTATGGGCTCCGGCGAGCTGTTCGCCAAGAGCCGATGGAGGCAACACATGTGGGAGGGCATGGACTTGAAGGAGAGCGCCGGGGCCAGCCAGCCCTCCAAGGAGGAGCTGTTTAAGACTGTGCTGCGCCAACAGGAGCAGCTGCACTCCTTGGAAGTCCACGAGGACTCCTTGGAGACGGACCTGCGGCACTGGGAGCACGGCAGGGCCTCCAGCCAGGAGGACGAGATCTTCTTCTTGGAGCAGGTGGTGCGGCGCAACGAGACggagctgggtgaggaggagttTTGGCAGAGCGAGCTCCAGCTGGAGAAGGAGTGCGAGCGCGAGAGGCAGGAGCGGGTGAGGAGTTTGCGGGCCAGTCTGGAGGACTATACACAGAGGATCTACGAGCTGACCGCCCGCACGGAGGCCCTGCAGAAGGAGATCCAGTGGGAGATGGCCGAGAGGGCCAAGAGGGGTAAGGAgacccccgggcccagccccatGGATCTGGAGGATATGGCTGCCAAAATGAAGAGGGATCTGGAGGCCAAGGTCAAGCAGGGCACCCAGCTGGAGAGCAACCTGGCCAGCGTGGAGAAGGCTttggaggaagcagagagaaacctGCAG GCCCAGAAccaggagctggaggagctgaaCAAGGAGCTGCGGCAGTGTAACCTGCAGCAGTTCATCCAGCAGACGGGAGCCACGGTGACGGTGCCGCCGGCCAGGCCGGAGGAGGACGCCCCGCCGGAACGCGGCGACCGCGAGCTGCCGGCCCACCAGCGACCTGGAG TCGTGTCATCCAGGCAGAGCATCTGGAGGTAG